The DNA sequence GATACATGCTTAATGAATTATAAATGCCTATATCAATAGGGTGTTGTAAGTGTTTTTTTCACTAGACAGCACGTGTGTAGGATGTAAACTATAGCTCACTTATACAGTGCGTGTTTAggtatttgtaaaatgtagttTAGTACATGTCTTGGGGGGGATTTGAATAGTTAGAACTCACTCCATTCTGTGTGTTATTCAGGTCGAGCCGTCTGTCTGCCTGATTCTGTTGGAGAAAAGAGGGTCATTATTGGTCGCTAGTGAGCGGCCAACCAGCAGTGCATTTTGGGTAATATTAAGACTGGGGGTAGGGTGGGTGAGTGATGTAACCTTGGGTCTTGAGAGGTAGTTAGATATTAACAGCACTCCTCCACCAAGGTCGAACTCAAGGGCCAAACAAAGGCAGAACTGGTTCCACCCAGTGGTAAAACAAAGCAATGACCAACATGTGATGCATACATAAACCCACCTAGGGGGTCTGCAGTCCACTGTGATAGACTGAATATTATCACTGATTCCTAACCATTCTGcaggaaacaataaaaaaggcCACCTGATATTCTAAACTTTCCCTTCACCCCATTCATAAGACACCAGGCCTCGTTATCAATGGTATCAGGGTGGGGGAGGCTCATCGCTCTGAAAGAGCTACTGGTAGAGTTGAAGCATCTACAAGTAATGATCCTTCCCTTCTCCCCACCCCAAAGGCAAACCATTAAGCTCTTTATACATTCACAGAAAGAGATATTGAGAGAGTTTCCAGTTGTCACCATCAATGTCCGAGCAGTACACTACTCATTGGTACTGTTTCTAAACACATGGAATCTGGTACTTCTGCTACCCAATCCTGGCTCAAGAAACCAAACCCACTGAAGGTTTTTGTACTCACTGAGCACTGATTGGCCATTGTGTTATACCACCTACTTATAGAAAAAGGCAGGGTGAAAAATCTGGCCTTTGAGGAACATTACTGCTTTAGGCCAATCATTAACAAAGATACAGTccataataaataacattttatggaTATTATGCATAAACCACTAGAAGAACCAATAAAAACTAATAGGTAAAGGTAAAGAGGGAAAACACAGATCTTTCAGAGCCAGTGACAATAGTGAGAACTCACACCATGGCATATTGCAACCTAAAACTATGAGCCACATCATTAGACAGTAACAAAATTAACTGGAAAAAGCACTTCAGCTATTTTATTAACACTGGTTTATAAACTGcactgttttgattgttttcattctgtttgtgtgtggattgAAATTTAGAaactagtaataataaatattcaacTGTACACATTCAggattaaattaaatttgtttgtggggtttttgtctTGAAATCTTAAATAAATCCATGCACGTGGTCATAGCACATAAGGGATCTTATAGTACTTAGGAAGGTCAAACATGTTTACTATGGAAAgattcatatttaaaaacactacagCTCTAACATGTGGAGACAGAGAATCACATCTATATTAATCTAGCTATTTCTGTTACAGCTAACCTATAAAATGCAAGATACTCTTTGATAAGCCTTTTGATAATTGGAtggagacagaaacaaaaacttACAGACCGGCTGTTCAAACCAGCtgccttaaaaacaaacaaaaaaaatggatggaacaaaaacaagaaaattaacTGAGAACTGGTTATTTGACCAAATGGAGACAGtcaattacattacattaaatacCAAGGAAAAGTGCATGGCAACCATTGCTGAGCATCACTTACATGTAAATGGTCATGGTGATGAGGGTGTACTGGTGCTTGCCCCGATACCCTGTCTCAGTCTAGGTTTAAATCAACAATTTAGGTCTGATAGTTATGCATAATCAAGTCAAATGTGGCAAGCAATGCTCATTTATGAAGTGCTTGAAATGACAGATCAATATGGTACAGTGGAGTGTCCTTCAATACCATATCCCAGAATGAAAATGGGTGCATTTTACAATCTCCATCCAGCTGCCAACACAAATGTAGGTCACAAAGATGGTTTCATGATGGGTGATGTGAGAAGTACATCTTGCTGACAGAATGGATATTAAACACTACTGTTCTTGAGTAACAGTGGACCCCATCACTTGCTAAACAACCATCTAATGCCCCTGGATATGATTTAATGCCATCAAGTATTACAAATACATCGGTTGTTTTGCCTCCTCTCATATTATCAGTATTCTCTGGTTTTATAATAAAGTGCAATTGGCTACATAGGagacattttaattattaacagTATTCTGGATATGTAGGGCCAGAACGTGAGCCATCAGTGTTTTTGGGGGTTATATATGGCCAATTGTGAAAAAGCACATGCCTAATGACATATGAGCCTCCATTCTGCCCTATTCTATCAAGGACATTGTCGTAGTTAATAAAAAATGAGAAATCGTCCTGGATTATCAAGCAGTCGTAATTTATTGTGTTCATCAACGCAACAATTTGACCTTAACGTCCGTGATTTAATTTTAATGACAAGATACTACGGTTACAACAGTTACGCAGCAAAGACCCAAGTCCGCAGAATGTTAACAGGGTTACACAACCAGTTTTAGCGGCTCCAAACAAATACAACGTAATTCTCCCGATATGACAGATGACTCTGCAGTCCATAAAAATGCCGACATTCATCAATTAAAAACATTGCCTTAAAAAATGACATAATTGCATAAAATCCAAAAGGAAAGCCAGTGTTCAAAGTGTACCAATGAGCCTCAAAAAATAAGCAATGCATCGAAAACAATCGCAATAACCCGGACAGGCTTGGTCCAAACGCCTACACTGAGAACAAAAGCAGACTATGTAGGCTATGTTGGAAAAATAGTCATAAAgttaaaaatcaatttaaaagGCTTTATGACTCCTAATTCCAGCCACGGTGGGGAAAAAACGACCATCTTGGAAACACAACCGAGCTCGTCCATTCTTAGGCTACATATAATCCACATCAACTTCAAAAATACGCTCCGTAACGAACAATCTGCACTACCGGAAGTAGTCCTgcaaaaagttaaaaattacactgacattaaaaaacaaaacaaagcaaaaatgttgtCGCCATCTCAAAGCAATTCTTTTCACTCGTAGGCTGCTCTACCTCGGCATCACAAAATGTACGCCACCAAACCATCACAGACCGAGTAACcagaaaaatgcaataaaagtaaaaacaaaaaatgctccaAAGATAGGTCAAagttagaaaaaataaaaatcacaaaaatctCTCGAACCAAAATACTCACCAGGAGCTTAAGactaaaaatgattaaaattcGACGCAGTACTGTTTGATGACAAAGTCCGTGTCTGCTCGCTCAGAGGATATCGTAATGCGAGTGCACGAAATGGCGTCGTACGGATGCGCAAAGAGGTTGGGCATTTACAATGTGCCGGGTTGTATTAAGAATCCCTATCTCACAGTGAGCGCCTCCAATGGCCTACATATCAGTGACAACTTGAACGggatttggggaaaaaaacagctacAAAGATTGAACAAATACAGGTTTCTAACCGTAGTATTGTACTTTTCTAACAATTGATTTGGATAATCAAGTGTGCTAAATGAAAGCACTTAAACTGTGGAGTGATCTATGTGGCCCTCCAGGACCTGAACTATACGATAAGATAGTGGGACCAGTCTCACTGAATCTAGCTTTGACGTGCAGAAGATAGGgaactgctaataaaacagAGACTGAACAAACGTTAATAACAAGCATTGATTTATATGCAGGTAGACcattaaaaagagagaaataaattaaagtgtGATTAAAAAGTTATTGCATTGTTGTAGTGTAATGTAGACTGtgaattaatgtttcatttaattttcaagTTTCCACCAATAATTTTGCTTTAATTACTTTATACTTTGTAGTAGTAGTTTGATGCTAGAAAATACACTTGTGTTAGTCTAGATTATGAGAAGTAGACTGATGACTGTGTGAGCGTCTTTTAAAACTTCAGTCTTCACTGAAGAGAACCTGAAAATTAAAAGAACAGTATTACTAATAGGTCTGCTTTTATGGATGTAACTGGGTGATTCCCCATCTCTTTGagcctgtgtgtgagcatgggtgtgtgtgttacctctgGTGTTTAGTGTCTTGCTGCGGCGGCGGGGGGGACTAATGTCAAAATGAAAGGATGACACAGGAGTCTGCAACACTTTCTCCAGCTTGGACTGCTCCtcactgtcctacacacacacacacacacacatacacacacacacacacacacacacacacacacacacacacacacacacaaaaacaccctcTGAATTTTGGCTACTGCatttaatctatttaaaaattttgttcagttttgatACTTGTCACAAAAAACCACAATACCTCATGTCCCTCCTTCTTACCTGACATGGGTTTTGTAGAGTCTGGTCTTTGCCACTGGGAGTGGAAACGTCTCGACTTCTCTCCATTTTCATCTCTCGTTCTTTTTCACgctcttgctccctccctctctgctggaGGATGGTGTGGCGGATGGCCCTGTACTCCAGAGCAAAGTCACTAACAGTCTTGCAGAACATACCTGCATCTGTTTCCCTCACTACAGAGCGTGAGTAGCCCAGGTACAACAGAAATGAGTGGAACCTC is a window from the Electrophorus electricus isolate fEleEle1 chromosome 9, fEleEle1.pri, whole genome shotgun sequence genome containing:
- the si:ch211-63p21.2 gene encoding FH1/FH2 domain-containing protein 3, producing MKECDERLKMLRAIHRRVINRFHSFLLYLGYSRSVVRETDAGMFCKTVSDFALEYRAIRHTILQQRGREQEREKEREMKMERSRDVSTPSGKDQTLQNPCQDSEEQSKLEKVLQTPVSSFHFDISPPRRRSKTLNTRGSLQ